A region of the Geomonas subterranea genome:
CGATCGCGGACCCGTTGAACCTGGAGGGAAGGCGGACGGCGGAGAAGCTCTTCGGCCAAGGGAACACGGTCTTCACCATCTGCACCATGAAGGCGATCCGCGAGGCCTTCACCCTCCTGAAAAGGGGGATGATCCAGGGCGACGGCACCGCGACCGACGAGCACACCGTCACCGGCATCGTCAATTCCATCTTCGAGGAGGCGCTCAAGGAGGGGGCAAGCGACATCCACATCGAGCCGATGCGCAGCGTGCTCAGGGTCCGCTTCCGCCGGGACGGGATGCTGGTGCTCTACAAGGACCTCGCCAAGGAACTGGCGCTGCCGGTCAGCAGCAGGATCAAGGTGATGGCCGAGGCCGACATCGCGGAGAGAAGAAGGCACCAGGACGGCAGGATATGCTACGAGAGCCCGAAGAGCGGCGCCACCCTCGACATGAGGGTCTCCTTCTACATCACCATCCACGGCGAGAAGATCGTGCTGCGCCTGTTGAGCATGAAGGGTGAGCTGCTCGACCTCAAGGAGATCGGCATGCCGGCACGCATGCTGGAGCGCTTCATCGACGACGCCCTGGATACGCCAAGCGGCGTCCTCATCGTCACCGGTCCCACCGGCAGCGGCAAGACCTCGACTCTTTACAGCTGCGTGCAGCACCTGAACGAGCTCACGACCAGTATCGTCACCGCGGAGGAACCGGTCGAATACGTGATCGAGGGGATCGCCCAGTGCTCCATCAACCAGAAGATCGGGGTGACCTTCGAAGAGACGCTGCGCCACATCGTGCGCCAGGACCCCGACATCATCGTGCTCGGCGAGATGAGGGACAACTTCTCGGCCGAGACGGCGATCCAGGCCGCATTGACGGGACACAAGGTCCTCACCACCTTCCACACCGAGGACAGCGTCGGCGGGCTGCTGCGCCTTATGAACATGGACATCGAGGCGTTTTTGATCGCCTCCACCGTGGTCTGCGTCCTGGCCCAGCGCCTGCTGCGCCGGATCTGCCCGGAGTGCGCCGAGCCGTACCTCCCAAACCCCACCGAACTGAGGAGGATCGGCTACAGCAACACAGACCTCAGGGGCGCCGAGTTCAAGACCGGACGGGGGTGCGGGAAATGCCGTTACAGCGGCTACCGTGGCAGGGTCGGCGTATTCGAGATGCTCATTTTGAACGAACTGGTGAAGGACGCCATCCTGAGCAAGAAGACCTCCTACGAGATCAGGAAGATCTCGACCGAAACCACGGGCATGGTCACCCTTTTGGAATCGGGGCTGTGCAAGGCGGCGCGGGGCGAGGTTTCGCTGCACGACACGGTGCGGCTGCTGCCGCGAATCGGCAAACCGCGCCCGATCGCCGAGATCAGGCGCCTTCTGGGGGAATGACATGCAGAGCAAACCCTTCGTGGAGGTCGTCAAGGAACAGTTGGAATCGGAAACCCTGAATCTTCCCGTCTTCCACCCGGTCGCGGTCAAGCTGCAGGGTATCCTCGCCGCCAAGGATTTCACCATCGACCAGGTGGTGGCGCTGATCATCAAGGACCA
Encoded here:
- a CDS encoding GspE/PulE family protein: MESYGNYPNKSTRKDGMEDSGLEIASLLVRSGYLAETQLAYAQRVKTKLVTPRTLIAVLLELGFFSRGQLRETLRNNIVSVKLGALLVELGYLKPAELQAALGIQRDGDNCKMLGEILVEQRFIEEYTLAEVLAFQLGYPFIDLQAADIDRSLLAKVPQHWLAQHNFVPVREENGQILVAIADPLNLEGRRTAEKLFGQGNTVFTICTMKAIREAFTLLKRGMIQGDGTATDEHTVTGIVNSIFEEALKEGASDIHIEPMRSVLRVRFRRDGMLVLYKDLAKELALPVSSRIKVMAEADIAERRRHQDGRICYESPKSGATLDMRVSFYITIHGEKIVLRLLSMKGELLDLKEIGMPARMLERFIDDALDTPSGVLIVTGPTGSGKTSTLYSCVQHLNELTTSIVTAEEPVEYVIEGIAQCSINQKIGVTFEETLRHIVRQDPDIIVLGEMRDNFSAETAIQAALTGHKVLTTFHTEDSVGGLLRLMNMDIEAFLIASTVVCVLAQRLLRRICPECAEPYLPNPTELRRIGYSNTDLRGAEFKTGRGCGKCRYSGYRGRVGVFEMLILNELVKDAILSKKTSYEIRKISTETTGMVTLLESGLCKAARGEVSLHDTVRLLPRIGKPRPIAEIRRLLGE